The following proteins are encoded in a genomic region of Canis lupus familiaris isolate Mischka breed German Shepherd chromosome 6, alternate assembly UU_Cfam_GSD_1.0, whole genome shotgun sequence:
- the PPP1R35 gene encoding protein phosphatase 1 regulatory subunit 35 isoform X1: MTGCGLAELELAEGEEAVAVPGPPPEPRAPEPRAPVPEPGLDLSLSLSPRSETPERQTCSPGRRKGRADRRGGARKGRQVRFRLEPLSPVRSEPPSAAAAPGEKPAAPQDLGAPAQQSSLALSLELQAARAAAAGGQFDAAKAVEEQLRKSFQTRCGLEESVAEGLNVPRSKRLFRDLVSLQVPEEQVLNAALREKLALLPPQARAPPPKEPPGPGPDMTILCDPETLFYESPHLTLDGLPPLRLQLRPRPSEDTFLMHRTLRRWEA, translated from the exons ATGACGGGCTGTGGGTTGGCAGAGCTGGAGCTGGCCGAAGGGGAGGAGGCCGTGGCGGTCCCCGGGCCACCCCCAGAACCCCGCGCCCCGGAGCCCAGAGCCCCAGTGCCCGAGCCTGGTTTggacctgagcctgagcctgagcccgcGGTCCGAGACCCCCGAGCGGCAGACCTGCAGTCCGGGTCGACGGAAGGGGCGGGCGgaccggcggggcggggcccgcaAGGGGCGGCAG GTCCGCTTTCGTTTGGAGCCGCTCTCCCCGGTGCGGTCCGAGCCGCCGTCGGCCGCCGCCGCGCCAGGCGAGAAGCCCGCAGCGCCGCAGGACCTGGGGGCGCCCGCTCAGCAGAGCAGCCTGGCCTTGAGCCTCGAGTTGCAGGCCGCGCGGGCTGCTGCAGCCGGGGGCCAGTTCGATGCCGCGAAGGCCGTGGAAGAACAGCTGAGGAAGTCGTTCCAGACTCGCTGCGGTTTGGAGGAGAGCGTGGCCGAGG GGCTGAACGTGCCGCGCTCCAAGCGGCTCTTCCGAGACCTGGTGAGCCTGCAGGTGCCGGAGGAACAGGTGCTGAACGCTGCGTTGAGGGAGAAACTGGCGCTCCTGCCACCACAggcccgagccccgcccccaAAG GAGCCACCTGGGCCAGGGCCCGACATGACCATCCTTTGTGACccagaaacattattttatgagTCTCCACACCTGACCCTGGACGGTCTGCCTCCTCTGCGTCTTCAACTCCGGCCCCGCCCTTCAGAGGATACTTTCCTCATGCACCGGACACTGAGGCGATGGGAAGCCTAG
- the MEPCE gene encoding 7SK snRNA methylphosphate capping enzyme isoform X1, with protein MIEMAAEKEPFLVPAPPPPLKDESGGGGGPTLQPHREAASGELCGGTQRGPGPRTHSTGVPASGVGKESPGATSTRGGQSQQQRGGGPQAQSHGEARLSDPHGRAAPPDVGEERRGGGGTELGPPAPPRPRNGYQPHRPPGGGGGKRRNSCNVGGSGGGFKHPAFKRRRRVNSDCDSVLPSNFLLGGNIFDPLNLNSLLDEEVSRALNAETPKSSPLPAKGRDPVEILIPKDITDPLSLNTCTDEAQVVLASPLKTGRKRHRHRGQHHQQQQATGGNDSHSVLPTAPLTPSLHGEGTPQQQRHRGQNRDAPQPYELNTAINCRDEVVSPLPSALQGPSGSLSAPPAASVTSATPSSSSRHRKRRRTSSKSEAGARGGVQGPKEKGRGSGGGRHHHHHHLHLHPLPAAVFKKQQLKFQYGNYCKYYGYRNPSCEDGRLRVLKPEWFRGRDVLDLGCNVGHLTLSIACKWGPSRMVGLDIDSRLIHSARQNIRHYLSEELRLPSQTSEGDPGAESEEGTITVRKRSCFPASLTASRGPIAAPQVPLDGADTSVFPNNVVFVTGNYVLDRDELVEAQTPEYDVVLCLSLTKWVHLNWGDEGLKRMFRRIYRHLHPGGILVLEPQPWSSYSKRKTLTETIYKNYYRIQLRPEHFSSYLTSPEVGFSSYELVATPHNTSRGFQRSVYLFHKARSPSH; from the exons ATGATCGAGATGGCGGCGGAGAAGGAGCCGTTTCTGgtgccggccccgccgccgccgctcaaAGATGAGTCGGGCGGAGGGGGCGGCCCCACGCTGCAACCTCACCGAGAGGCCGCCTCCGGGGAGCTCTGCGGCGGGACGCAGCGTGGGCCGGGCCCGCGCACACACTCGACGGGGGTCCCGGCTTCTGGGGTCGGCAAGGAGAGCCCTGGGGCTACATCCACTCGGGGAGGCCAGTCGCAGCAGCAACGAGGGGGCGGCCCCCAGGCGCAGTCTCATGGGGAGGCCCGCTTGTCGGATCCCCACGGGCGAGCCGCTCCCCCTGACGTTGGGGAGGAGCGAAGGGGAGGAGGCGGAACAGAACTgggtccccctgcccctcctcgaCCCCGCAATGGCTATCAGCCCCACCGGCcccctgggggaggtgggggaaagaggagaaatagtTGTAACGTGGGAGGGAGTGGTGGAGGCTTCAAACATCCGGCCTTCAAGAGGCGCAGGCGGGTTAATTCGGACTGTGATTCTGTGTTACCCTCCAACTTTCTCCTGGGGGGCAATATCTTTGATCCACTGAACCTGAATAGCCTCCTGGATGAGGAAGTGAGCCGCGCACTCAATGCAGAGACCCCTAAGTCATCTCCACTTCCAGCCAAGGGGCGAGATCCAGTGGAGATCCTCATCCCCAAAGATATTACTGACCCGCTCAGTCTCAATACTTGCACTGATGAGGCCCAGGTAGTTCTTGCATCGCCACTCAAGACTGGTCGGAAGCGGCATAGACATCGGGgacagcaccaccagcagcagcaggcaACCGGAGGGAATGATAGCCACTCTGTGCTCCCCACAGCCCCCCTCACTCCCTCACTCCATGGGGAGGGCACCCCACAGCAGCAGCGGCACAGGGGCCAGAACCGGGATGCCCCTCAGCCCTATGAACTCAACACAGCCATCAACTGCAGGGATGAGGTCGTGTCTCCCCTTCCATCTGCCCTCCAGGGTCCCTCAGGCTCCCTTTCAGCCCCTCCAGCTGCCTCAGTTACCTCTGCAACCCCGTCTTCCTCCTCACGACATCGCAAACGTCGCAGGACTTCCAGCAAGTCAGAGGCAGGGGCTAGGGGTGGAGTCCAGGGTCccaaggagaagggcagagggagtgggggaggccgtcaccaccaccaccaccacctccacctccacccactACCTGCAGCAGTCTTCAAAAAGCAACAGCTCAAGTTCCAGTATGGGAATTATTGCAAGTACTATGGTTACCGCAATCCCTCCTGTGAGGATGGGCGCCTTCGAGTGTTGAAGCCTGAGTGGTTTCGGGGTCGGGACGTCCTAGATCTGGGCTGCAATGTGGGCCATCTGACCCTGAGCATTGCCTGTAAGTGGGGCCCATCCCGCATGGTGGGTCTGGATATCGATTCCCGACTCATTCATTCGGCCCGCCAAAACATCCGACACTACCTGTCTGAGGAGCTGCGTCTGCCATCCCAGACTTCTGAGGGGGACCcaggggcagagagtgaggaaGGGACCATAACCGTCCGAAAGAGAAGCTGCTTCCCAGCCTCACTGACAGCCAGCCGGGGTCCCATCGCTGCACCCCAAGTGCCCTTGGATGGAGCAGACACATCAGTCTTCCCCAACAATGTTGTCTTCGTCACG GGTAACTATGTGCTGGATCGAGATGAGCTGGTGGAGGCCCAAACACCTGAGTATGATGTGGTGCTCTGCCTCAGCCTCACCAAGTGGGTGCATCTGAACTGGGGAGATGAGGGGCTAAAGCGCATGTTTCGCCGAATCTACCGGCATCTACATCCTGGGGGCATCCTGGTCCTAGAGCCCCAACCTTGGTCATCCTACAGCAAGAGAAAGACTCTGACG GAAACAATCTATAAGAACTACTATCGAATCCAGCTGAGGCCAGAGCACTTCAGTTCCTACCTGACATCCCCAGAGGTGGGCTTCTCCAGCTATGAGCTTGTGGCTACACCCCACAACACTTCCAGAG GCTTCCAGCGTTCTGTGTACCTGTTCCACAAGGCCCGTTCCCCCAGCCACTGA
- the MEPCE gene encoding 7SK snRNA methylphosphate capping enzyme isoform X2 — MVGLDIDSRLIHSARQNIRHYLSEELRLPSQTSEGDPGAESEEGTITVRKRSCFPASLTASRGPIAAPQVPLDGADTSVFPNNVVFVTGNYVLDRDELVEAQTPEYDVVLCLSLTKWVHLNWGDEGLKRMFRRIYRHLHPGGILVLEPQPWSSYSKRKTLTETIYKNYYRIQLRPEHFSSYLTSPEVGFSSYELVATPHNTSRGFQRSVYLFHKARSPSH, encoded by the exons ATGGTGGGTCTGGATATCGATTCCCGACTCATTCATTCGGCCCGCCAAAACATCCGACACTACCTGTCTGAGGAGCTGCGTCTGCCATCCCAGACTTCTGAGGGGGACCcaggggcagagagtgaggaaGGGACCATAACCGTCCGAAAGAGAAGCTGCTTCCCAGCCTCACTGACAGCCAGCCGGGGTCCCATCGCTGCACCCCAAGTGCCCTTGGATGGAGCAGACACATCAGTCTTCCCCAACAATGTTGTCTTCGTCACG GGTAACTATGTGCTGGATCGAGATGAGCTGGTGGAGGCCCAAACACCTGAGTATGATGTGGTGCTCTGCCTCAGCCTCACCAAGTGGGTGCATCTGAACTGGGGAGATGAGGGGCTAAAGCGCATGTTTCGCCGAATCTACCGGCATCTACATCCTGGGGGCATCCTGGTCCTAGAGCCCCAACCTTGGTCATCCTACAGCAAGAGAAAGACTCTGACG GAAACAATCTATAAGAACTACTATCGAATCCAGCTGAGGCCAGAGCACTTCAGTTCCTACCTGACATCCCCAGAGGTGGGCTTCTCCAGCTATGAGCTTGTGGCTACACCCCACAACACTTCCAGAG GCTTCCAGCGTTCTGTGTACCTGTTCCACAAGGCCCGTTCCCCCAGCCACTGA